The genomic stretch GGACACTGCGGCAACTCCCGGAGGGCTGAGCGGGGCGTGTCTTGCATTTTTACGACAGCGGCCCCGGCCATCCGGCGGAGGCGCGGTGCGGACGGGTCTGCCACAGTGGGGACATGAAGTCGCACCACGTGCTGCCCTCCTCACCGGAACTGCGGCACCTGGTGCAGGCCTATCTGCTGATCGACGACGATGATCCGCAGGAGTCGCAGCGCGTCAGCCTGCCGGAACACACCGCCCACCTCATGTTCTTCGTCGGGCGCGGCTGGGAGATCGGGCCGGACGGCAGGGTCATGCCGATCGTACAGGCGTCGCTCAGCGGCCTGTCGCTGATTCCCACCCGGATGGTCTCGAGCGGCCCGATCCGGGCGGTGGGGGTCGAACTCTATCCCTGGGCGGCCCGGCAGCTGTTCGGCTGGAGCTACCCGGATCCCCCGCTCGACCTGCTGGGCGGCGCCGCAGGGCCACACGCCCAGCGAACCGCCCAGCAGGTCATGGCGGCCCTCACGAACCGCGACACCGAGACCGCCATCGGCTGTCTGCACGCCTGGCTGCTCCGCCTGGCCGCCGAGCGCGGCCGGGCCCCCGGCGTGGGCGTGCAGGCGGCCGTCCAGCTGTACCACAGCCATGGGCAGCGCCGCATGGTCGACCTGGCCGACACGCTCAGGCTCAGCACCCGCACACTGGAACGACAGTTCCAGCAGGAGGTCGGGATCGGGGCCAAGACCCTGGCCCGGCTGATCCGGTTCGAACTCTCGAGTCTGCAACTGCGCCGGGCTCCAGATACACCCCTGGCGGCCCTGGCCTACGACATGGGTTTCTCGGATCAGGCGCATCTCACCCGCGAATTCCGCGCCCTGGCCGGCCTGACGCCTGGGGCCTTCGCCCGACTCAGCGAACAGCGGAACGAGCACGAGACTGTGGGCGCCGTGCTCGACGTGCGGATGCTGCCGCCGCTGATCTGAGCGGCGGCTGTCGCATTTCTGCAATCACCGCGTCCGGGCTCCCGCCTACGCTGCCCGCATGACCACGTCTCCTCCACCCCGTCCGCCGCTGCTCTTCCTGCTCACCACGGCGTTCCTGTTCTCCATCGGCATGTCGCTGGTCTTCCCGGTGCTGCCCTTCATCGTCACGCAGTACGTGCCCGAGGTCTCGCGGCAGGCCAGCGTGATCGGCTGGCTGGGCGCGGTGTTTGCCCTGCTGGCATTCCTGTCCGCGCCGGTCATGGGCGCCCTGAGCGACGCCTACGGCCGCCGGCCC from Deinococcus sp. AB2017081 encodes the following:
- a CDS encoding AraC family transcriptional regulator is translated as MKSHHVLPSSPELRHLVQAYLLIDDDDPQESQRVSLPEHTAHLMFFVGRGWEIGPDGRVMPIVQASLSGLSLIPTRMVSSGPIRAVGVELYPWAARQLFGWSYPDPPLDLLGGAAGPHAQRTAQQVMAALTNRDTETAIGCLHAWLLRLAAERGRAPGVGVQAAVQLYHSHGQRRMVDLADTLRLSTRTLERQFQQEVGIGAKTLARLIRFELSSLQLRRAPDTPLAALAYDMGFSDQAHLTREFRALAGLTPGAFARLSEQRNEHETVGAVLDVRMLPPLI